In Paraburkholderia terrae, the following proteins share a genomic window:
- a CDS encoding NmrA family NAD(P)-binding protein, which produces MNQAEILVSGATGRTGGIAIDELLKMGRRVRAYVRTDDDRAAALRQRGVDIAVGDFTDINDIRAAMEGIRSAYFLHPIAPGIIGAAAYFAQAAKEAGVTAIVNMSQISARRGSKSHAAQDHWISERVFDWSGVPTTHLRPTFFADWLVYPHFAKEIWATKKIEFPFGDGRHAPIAADDQGRVIAHVLANPEGHEGKTYALHGPVEMDHTEIAEAMSEVLGARIEYAPTSIEGFRIKMENLYKFPPFLTQHLVEVAQNYRDGVFSGTNDVIEKITGKPPLSVQQFVAQHRAIFA; this is translated from the coding sequence ATGAACCAGGCCGAAATACTTGTGAGCGGTGCAACCGGACGGACCGGAGGTATCGCTATCGACGAATTGCTCAAGATGGGCAGACGCGTGCGGGCATATGTGCGTACAGACGACGATCGGGCAGCCGCCCTGAGGCAGCGCGGAGTCGATATCGCCGTCGGGGACTTCACCGACATCAATGACATCCGCGCAGCCATGGAAGGAATCCGATCGGCCTATTTTCTTCATCCGATCGCGCCAGGAATCATCGGGGCTGCCGCCTATTTCGCGCAGGCCGCGAAGGAAGCGGGCGTCACGGCGATCGTCAACATGTCGCAGATTTCCGCGCGCCGGGGGTCGAAAAGCCACGCGGCCCAGGATCATTGGATTTCGGAGCGGGTCTTTGATTGGTCAGGCGTTCCCACTACACATCTGCGTCCAACCTTCTTTGCCGACTGGCTCGTCTATCCGCATTTTGCGAAGGAAATCTGGGCCACGAAGAAGATTGAATTTCCCTTCGGCGACGGTCGTCACGCACCCATCGCCGCTGATGATCAGGGGCGGGTTATCGCTCATGTCCTGGCTAACCCCGAAGGCCACGAGGGCAAGACCTACGCACTCCATGGCCCCGTCGAGATGGACCATACCGAGATCGCCGAAGCGATGAGCGAGGTTCTCGGAGCACGGATCGAATACGCGCCGACTTCCATCGAAGGGTTCCGGATCAAGATGGAAAACCTTTACAAATTCCCGCCGTTCCTCACGCAGCATCTGGTCGAGGTCGCTCAGAACTACCGCGACGGCGTCTTCTCGGGTACCAACGACGTCATCGAGAAAATTACCGGAAAGCCGCCCCTCTCGGTCCAGCAGTTCGTCGCGCAGCACCGGGCCATATTCGCGTGA
- a CDS encoding IS1182 family transposase yields MKRFIEGEDRKQVTLLPECLDDFVAEDNPVRIIEAFVEELELASLGFDGAKPSTTGRPSYHPGVLLKIYIYGYLNRVQSSRRLERECQRNVELMWLTGRLAPDFKTIADFRRDNGIGIRNVCRRFVMLCRELKLFSQALVAIDGSKFKAVNTRDRNFTEGKVEKRQKQIEESIQRYLNALETADRTQPAELEAKTTRLKDKIERLREQMRNLEQIKEQLKTEPDGQLSMTDPDARSMATSGKGSGMVGYNVQVAVDAKHHLIVAHEVTNSGSDRAQLSPMARAARDAMGKTRLRAVADRGYYSGLQIKECADAGIAVMLPKPTTSGAKHHGRFDKADFIYIARDDEYQCPAGERAIYRYTSEEHGLQLHRYWSSACSQCAMKPKCTPSDQRRISRWEHESVLEAVQRRLDKTPDAMTVRRRTVEHVFGTFKHWMGYTHFLMRRLPNVGTEMSLNVLAYNLARVLRILGFKKTMKAMRQVGV; encoded by the coding sequence ATGAAGCGATTCATAGAAGGTGAAGATCGCAAGCAGGTGACATTGCTTCCGGAGTGCCTGGATGACTTCGTCGCAGAGGACAACCCGGTCAGAATCATCGAGGCATTTGTTGAAGAGCTTGAACTTGCATCACTAGGATTCGATGGCGCGAAGCCGTCGACTACAGGTCGCCCGTCCTATCATCCGGGCGTACTGCTGAAGATCTATATCTACGGCTACCTGAATCGGGTCCAGTCGAGCCGCCGCCTGGAACGTGAATGCCAGCGCAACGTTGAATTGATGTGGCTCACGGGACGGTTGGCGCCGGATTTCAAGACCATAGCTGACTTTCGGCGTGACAACGGCATTGGCATTCGTAACGTGTGTCGCCGTTTCGTGATGCTGTGCCGTGAGCTGAAGCTGTTCTCGCAAGCACTGGTCGCCATTGACGGCAGCAAGTTCAAGGCAGTCAATACACGCGATCGCAATTTCACCGAAGGGAAGGTTGAAAAGCGCCAGAAGCAGATCGAGGAGAGCATCCAGCGGTATCTGAATGCGCTGGAGACCGCAGATCGCACGCAACCCGCAGAGCTGGAAGCAAAGACGACCCGTCTGAAGGACAAGATCGAGCGCTTGCGCGAACAGATGCGAAACCTCGAGCAGATCAAGGAGCAACTCAAAACTGAGCCGGACGGTCAGCTCTCGATGACCGATCCTGATGCACGCTCCATGGCGACTAGCGGCAAAGGCTCAGGAATGGTGGGCTACAACGTACAGGTAGCAGTAGACGCAAAACACCACCTTATTGTCGCTCACGAGGTCACAAACTCTGGCAGCGACCGGGCGCAGCTTAGCCCCATGGCAAGAGCTGCGCGCGACGCGATGGGCAAGACCAGACTGCGGGCAGTCGCCGATCGCGGCTACTACAGTGGGCTTCAGATCAAGGAGTGCGCCGATGCGGGGATTGCGGTCATGCTACCGAAGCCGACAACATCAGGTGCGAAGCACCATGGCCGATTCGACAAGGCAGACTTCATCTACATTGCGCGGGACGACGAATACCAATGCCCAGCTGGAGAACGGGCAATTTACCGTTACACCAGCGAGGAACACGGATTACAGCTACATCGTTACTGGAGTAGCGCCTGTTCGCAATGCGCGATGAAGCCAAAGTGCACTCCGAGCGACCAGCGACGGATAAGTCGATGGGAGCATGAGTCAGTGCTGGAAGCAGTTCAACGCCGGCTGGACAAGACACCTGACGCGATGACAGTGCGCAGGCGAACCGTCGAACATGTCTTCGGAACGTTCAAGCATTGGATGGGCTATACGCACTTCCTGATGCGCAGGTTGCCCAACGTAGGTACCGAGATGAGTTTGAACGTACTCGCCTACAATCTCGCTCGAGTGCTAAGAATCCTGGGCTTCAAGAAGACGATGAAGGCAATGCGGCAGGTAGGTGTTTGA
- a CDS encoding class I SAM-dependent methyltransferase, whose protein sequence is MYDQSKLSELIRFARVDAGSTVIDVYPGDGDWTRLFSDIVGPAGRVFSFVPAEVAHFKNDPVGRMRTLATEPGRENVEAVSADLVAMPEVTQQADVLWLHLFYHDLHTALMQARGATAAHFNRVVYEQLKPGGYYVIVDHAASVGLGTSDAQSLHRIEPASVRKEVEAAGFVLDAESTTLANKDDPHSIKVFDPSIKGETDRFAYRFVKP, encoded by the coding sequence ATGTACGACCAATCCAAGCTATCCGAGTTGATCCGGTTCGCACGAGTCGATGCGGGCTCCACCGTCATCGACGTTTACCCAGGCGACGGCGACTGGACCCGTCTCTTCTCCGACATCGTGGGACCCGCAGGACGGGTCTTCAGCTTCGTACCGGCCGAAGTCGCCCACTTCAAGAACGATCCGGTCGGCCGCATGCGGACGCTTGCGACGGAGCCGGGCCGAGAGAACGTGGAAGCCGTCTCGGCGGACCTCGTCGCGATGCCGGAGGTCACGCAACAAGCGGATGTCCTCTGGCTGCATCTGTTCTATCACGACCTCCACACAGCGCTGATGCAGGCCAGGGGCGCTACGGCGGCCCACTTCAATCGAGTGGTCTACGAGCAGCTCAAGCCCGGAGGGTACTACGTCATCGTGGACCACGCCGCCAGCGTCGGGCTGGGCACGAGCGACGCCCAGTCGCTGCATCGGATCGAGCCTGCGTCCGTTCGCAAGGAGGTGGAGGCGGCCGGCTTCGTACTGGACGCGGAAAGCACCACGCTCGCGAACAAGGACGATCCGCACTCGATCAAGGTGTTCGATCCCTCGATCAAGGGCGAGACCGATCGCTTCGCCTATCGGTTCGTAAAGCCCTGA
- a CDS encoding nuclear transport factor 2 family protein, with protein MSTDKNVQTVKDFFAAIGRGDRKGLLALVAEDIEWIIPGEDWPLAGTRHGHAGLADLLETASRSIETSMEPREFIAQGDRVLVVGFARGMIKATNKTFEDDWIFAITVRDGRLTSIREYIDTQALARASQMDTSGLA; from the coding sequence ATGAGTACCGATAAGAACGTCCAGACCGTGAAGGACTTCTTCGCCGCGATCGGCCGCGGCGACAGGAAGGGTCTGCTGGCGCTGGTCGCCGAAGACATCGAGTGGATCATCCCGGGCGAGGACTGGCCATTGGCCGGAACGCGCCACGGACACGCGGGGCTGGCGGATTTGCTTGAGACCGCATCCAGGTCGATAGAAACGTCCATGGAACCCCGGGAGTTCATAGCGCAAGGAGACAGGGTCCTGGTCGTCGGCTTCGCCAGGGGGATGATCAAAGCCACGAACAAGACGTTCGAGGACGACTGGATCTTCGCCATCACGGTCCGTGACGGCAGACTTACGAGCATCCGGGAGTACATCGACACGCAAGCACTGGCGCGGGCCTCACAGATGGACACGTCCGGGCTGGCGTAG
- a CDS encoding SDR family NAD(P)-dependent oxidoreductase, producing the protein MKRLEGKVAVITGGSSGIGLATARRFVEEGAHVVITGRREKELKEAAASIKRNVTTVVGDVSRLEDLDRLYAFVKEKHGHIDVLFANAGAGTIAPLAVATEAHFDQTFDVNVKGMFFTVQKALPLFKDGGSIILNSSVSNVLGLPGFTAYAASKAAVRNFARGWTMELKDRKIRVNAMSPGAIDTPALATTTGLTAEQAEQAVAQFTTQIPMGRRGMPEEIAAAVAFLASDESSYITGVDLAVDGGMAQV; encoded by the coding sequence GTGAAAAGATTAGAAGGTAAGGTTGCAGTCATCACGGGCGGAAGCAGCGGGATTGGCTTGGCCACAGCCAGGCGCTTCGTGGAAGAAGGTGCGCACGTTGTGATCACTGGGCGACGAGAGAAAGAGCTGAAGGAGGCCGCCGCCTCAATCAAGCGAAACGTTACGACGGTCGTGGGCGACGTGTCGCGTTTGGAAGATCTGGACCGGCTCTATGCCTTCGTGAAAGAGAAACATGGTCACATCGACGTCCTCTTCGCGAACGCGGGCGCAGGGACAATCGCACCGCTCGCGGTAGCCACTGAGGCCCATTTTGACCAGACCTTCGACGTGAACGTGAAGGGAATGTTCTTTACGGTGCAGAAGGCCCTTCCCCTCTTCAAAGATGGCGGTTCGATTATCTTGAACTCTTCGGTCTCAAACGTCCTCGGGCTTCCAGGATTTACTGCTTACGCCGCGAGTAAGGCGGCTGTACGCAACTTCGCGCGCGGCTGGACTATGGAATTGAAAGACCGCAAGATCCGCGTGAATGCTATGAGTCCCGGAGCAATCGACACCCCGGCCCTGGCGACGACGACGGGCCTTACCGCTGAACAGGCCGAGCAGGCAGTCGCACAGTTCACCACGCAGATCCCAATGGGCCGAAGAGGCATGCCCGAGGAAATCGCGGCAGCAGTCGCGTTCCTCGCCTCCGATGAAAGTTCTTACATCACCGGTGTGGATCTCGCCGTCGATGGAGGCATGGCGCAGGTCTGA
- a CDS encoding TetR/AcrR family transcriptional regulator gives MRADAKKNYSHILTVAREVVTEHGADASMRDIARRADVGLATLLRHFPSREALFEALLCTNLDALTQKAGELEASNSPEEALVSWFREWMAFAQGYRGVVALMAAAHTNPDSALYASCAAVHSASARLLLRAQVEGTARTDMNGDDLFGLMAALGWLVDLPSFAPRADHLVHIITGAILTHPPGKGARKARP, from the coding sequence ATGCGAGCCGACGCAAAAAAAAATTACAGCCACATCCTCACCGTCGCCCGTGAAGTCGTCACCGAGCATGGTGCCGATGCGTCGATGCGCGATATCGCCCGTCGGGCTGATGTAGGATTGGCCACGCTACTTCGTCACTTCCCGTCGCGAGAAGCCTTGTTTGAAGCGCTGCTGTGTACGAATCTGGACGCGCTAACGCAGAAGGCGGGTGAACTCGAGGCGTCGAATTCACCCGAAGAAGCACTCGTGTCCTGGTTTCGCGAATGGATGGCATTCGCCCAAGGCTATAGGGGCGTTGTAGCCCTGATGGCGGCGGCCCACACGAACCCGGACTCCGCTCTTTATGCTTCATGCGCAGCGGTGCACTCGGCGAGCGCGCGACTCCTGCTTCGTGCTCAGGTCGAAGGTACGGCACGCACCGATATGAATGGGGACGACCTGTTCGGCCTGATGGCGGCGCTCGGCTGGCTCGTCGACCTGCCCTCGTTCGCGCCGCGCGCGGATCATCTCGTTCACATTATTACGGGCGCCATCCTGACCCATCCGCCAGGCAAGGGTGCCAGGAAGGCAAGGCCTTGA
- a CDS encoding ABC transporter ATP-binding protein yields the protein MSALRLDITDMTRRFGAVTALDHVSLSVKAGTVHALLGENGAGKSTLVKCLVGFYQPDEGAIAVDGEAKQIASPKEADALGIGMVYQHFTLVPSMTIAENLVASAAKLPGLINWRREMERLRSITHGLPFSIDLDVRTSQLSAGEKQKAELIKQLYLGRRLLILDEPTSVLTPDEAEQVLGHVRELASTGVLSAILITHKFDEVRRYTDDVTILRKGAAVHRGAVRDLSNGEMAEAMIGSPLAQEQERRARPVCAHEQILTIENLTVKGDIGLDVVKGIDLHVNKGEIVGVAGVSGNGQTEMVEALMGQRNSHGAVRVGTTRFRGSRKEIAALGVYGLPQEPLKNACVASMTLAENLALRNFDRPPFRKGFFLNRRAIHAQADRLVKQFKVKASGLDVRMNTLSGGNVQRAVLGRELTQDVRVLIASNPTFGLDFLACEETHNRILEARNVGAGVLLISEDLDELLRLVDRIVVMSGGRIVYEVPAGDAEKHVIGKYMAGDSHR from the coding sequence ATGAGCGCACTCAGGCTCGATATCACGGACATGACCAGGCGCTTCGGCGCGGTGACCGCGCTGGATCATGTTTCCCTATCGGTCAAGGCCGGCACCGTTCACGCGTTGCTGGGGGAAAACGGCGCGGGGAAAAGCACGCTCGTCAAATGCCTGGTCGGGTTTTATCAACCCGACGAAGGCGCGATTGCCGTCGACGGCGAAGCGAAACAGATCGCATCGCCGAAAGAGGCGGATGCGCTGGGTATCGGCATGGTCTATCAGCACTTCACGCTGGTGCCGTCGATGACCATTGCGGAGAACCTGGTCGCAAGCGCGGCAAAGCTGCCTGGACTGATTAACTGGCGCCGTGAAATGGAACGCCTGAGATCGATTACGCACGGTTTGCCGTTTTCGATCGATCTCGATGTCCGCACTTCGCAGTTGTCGGCGGGGGAAAAGCAGAAAGCGGAGTTGATCAAACAGCTATATCTCGGCCGGCGCCTGCTCATTCTCGACGAGCCGACATCCGTCCTGACTCCCGACGAGGCAGAGCAGGTCCTCGGTCATGTTCGCGAACTGGCGTCTACGGGCGTGCTCAGCGCAATCTTGATCACGCACAAATTCGACGAGGTGCGCAGATATACCGACGACGTCACGATCTTGCGAAAGGGGGCTGCGGTGCACCGTGGCGCCGTGCGCGATCTGTCGAACGGCGAGATGGCGGAAGCCATGATCGGAAGCCCTCTGGCACAGGAGCAAGAACGCAGGGCCCGGCCGGTTTGTGCTCACGAGCAGATCCTTACCATCGAAAACCTCACGGTCAAGGGAGACATTGGCCTCGACGTGGTGAAGGGTATCGATCTCCACGTGAACAAAGGCGAGATCGTCGGCGTAGCGGGGGTATCGGGCAACGGACAGACCGAAATGGTGGAAGCCCTGATGGGCCAGCGCAACAGTCACGGGGCAGTTCGCGTCGGCACGACGCGATTCCGCGGATCGCGCAAGGAGATTGCGGCGCTTGGTGTTTATGGGCTCCCGCAAGAGCCGTTGAAGAACGCCTGCGTGGCAAGCATGACTCTGGCCGAGAACCTCGCTTTGCGGAATTTCGATCGGCCGCCGTTCCGCAAGGGATTCTTTCTGAATCGCAGGGCGATCCATGCCCAGGCCGACCGCCTGGTGAAGCAATTCAAGGTCAAGGCAAGCGGGCTGGACGTCCGGATGAACACGCTATCGGGCGGGAACGTGCAACGCGCGGTGCTCGGGCGCGAGCTGACGCAGGACGTCCGGGTCCTGATCGCTTCCAATCCCACGTTCGGCCTGGATTTCCTGGCCTGCGAGGAAACGCACAATCGGATACTCGAAGCCCGCAATGTGGGGGCGGGGGTCTTGCTGATATCGGAAGACCTCGACGAGCTGCTCCGACTCGTCGACCGCATCGTCGTGATGAGCGGCGGACGCATTGTCTACGAGGTGCCTGCGGGGGACGCGGAAAAACATGTCATCGGAAAATACATGGCCGGCGATTCCCATCGTTAG
- a CDS encoding ABC transporter permease: protein MSVTSIGWVALPLAILGGAIRVSTPFIFVSLGECITEKSGRINLGLEGNLVLGAMAGYAVSYLSGSPWLGVFAAGLAGMFLGALHGLLCSVKRVNDTAIGISLMVLGTGLAFYLGKPYIEPKAPSLPSIDLGFWSHVPQLRAALDVNVLFLVGIALAFAIYVFLNRTGWGLMLRTIGDSEDAAKALGFPVLRTRTLATVTGGFLAGIGGSFLSLSYPGSWSEGLSSGQGIMAVALVIFARWRSLRALGASLLFGGAGAIGPALQGMGITGYYYLFNAAPYVLTLAIMIASTSRAAPSADAPGELNLHR, encoded by the coding sequence ATGAGCGTGACTTCAATCGGTTGGGTGGCGCTACCGCTGGCCATCCTGGGCGGGGCGATCCGCGTGTCGACGCCCTTCATTTTCGTCAGCCTCGGCGAATGCATCACCGAGAAATCCGGCCGTATCAATCTCGGGCTGGAGGGCAACCTCGTTCTGGGGGCGATGGCCGGCTATGCCGTCTCCTATCTGAGCGGATCGCCGTGGCTCGGCGTCTTTGCCGCGGGACTCGCCGGCATGTTCCTGGGCGCCTTGCACGGCCTGCTGTGCAGCGTGAAGCGGGTGAACGATACCGCGATCGGCATCAGTCTCATGGTACTGGGCACCGGCCTCGCGTTCTACCTCGGCAAGCCGTATATCGAGCCGAAAGCGCCTTCGCTGCCGTCGATCGATCTCGGCTTCTGGTCGCACGTTCCGCAACTGCGCGCGGCCCTCGACGTCAACGTGCTGTTTCTGGTCGGGATCGCATTGGCGTTCGCCATCTACGTGTTTCTGAACCGTACGGGATGGGGGCTGATGCTGCGCACCATCGGTGACAGCGAAGACGCGGCGAAAGCGCTAGGATTTCCGGTGCTTCGCACGCGAACCCTCGCCACGGTGACGGGCGGCTTTCTTGCCGGGATCGGCGGCAGCTTTCTTTCGCTGTCCTATCCCGGGAGCTGGAGCGAAGGCCTGTCAAGCGGGCAGGGCATCATGGCCGTCGCTCTCGTCATCTTCGCGCGCTGGCGCTCGCTGCGCGCCCTGGGCGCCTCGCTTCTGTTCGGGGGCGCCGGCGCAATCGGCCCCGCGCTGCAGGGCATGGGCATCACCGGCTACTACTATCTGTTCAATGCGGCGCCTTACGTGTTGACGCTGGCGATCATGATCGCATCCACTTCGCGCGCAGCGCCATCTGCGGATGCGCCCGGCGAGCTCAACCTCCATCGTTAA
- a CDS encoding ABC transporter permease, whose protein sequence is MNQTVMVKSAATIARPGRMHAGIAFPAIAVLVASALFSLFVASSGTNPVDVFQLIFAGGFGSAFAWQDTLVRASPLILVGLAVGLPAQAGMVMIGGEGALVLGGLAGAVVTLPFAGASPWMMQAVMLGAGIATGALWFGIAGFLRQYRGLNETISSLLLSYIGIAIFHHLTEGALRDPASLDKPSTHPIDPSYMLPAIPGLNVHAGLLVSVALAVLAYFVLKHTFVGFALRVVGGSPKVARMIGLSVNCWVVGIAAIAGGMAGLAGAIEVAAVQGTANSSLIVGYGNSGILVAFLARQNPLAIVPVACLIGGLQASGSLLQRRLDLPDATILVFQGLIFVCVLVADALSQTYAQPDRRG, encoded by the coding sequence ATGAATCAGACCGTTATGGTGAAATCCGCCGCGACGATCGCGCGGCCCGGGCGCATGCATGCTGGCATTGCCTTTCCCGCCATTGCCGTACTCGTGGCGTCCGCGTTGTTCTCGCTCTTCGTCGCGTCGAGCGGAACCAATCCTGTCGACGTCTTCCAGCTGATTTTTGCAGGCGGCTTCGGCAGTGCGTTCGCCTGGCAGGACACGCTCGTTCGCGCATCGCCTCTGATCCTGGTTGGCCTCGCGGTTGGGTTGCCGGCGCAGGCCGGGATGGTGATGATTGGCGGAGAAGGGGCGCTCGTGCTCGGCGGGCTGGCCGGTGCCGTCGTGACGCTGCCGTTCGCCGGCGCATCGCCGTGGATGATGCAAGCGGTCATGCTCGGAGCGGGTATCGCGACCGGCGCATTGTGGTTCGGCATTGCCGGCTTCCTCAGGCAGTACCGGGGCCTCAACGAAACCATCTCGAGCCTGCTGCTTTCGTACATTGGCATTGCGATCTTCCATCACCTTACAGAAGGTGCGCTCCGCGATCCGGCGAGCCTGGACAAACCGTCGACGCACCCGATCGACCCGAGCTACATGTTGCCGGCCATCCCGGGCCTGAACGTGCATGCCGGATTGCTCGTGAGCGTCGCGCTTGCCGTTCTCGCGTATTTCGTCCTGAAGCATACGTTCGTCGGCTTTGCGCTTCGCGTGGTGGGCGGAAGCCCCAAGGTCGCCAGGATGATCGGGCTATCGGTGAATTGCTGGGTCGTCGGCATTGCTGCGATCGCCGGTGGCATGGCGGGTCTCGCGGGTGCGATCGAGGTGGCTGCCGTGCAAGGCACCGCGAATTCATCGTTGATCGTGGGATACGGCAACAGTGGCATTCTGGTCGCCTTTCTCGCCCGGCAAAACCCGCTCGCCATCGTGCCGGTCGCCTGCCTCATCGGTGGCCTACAGGCGAGCGGAAGCTTGCTGCAGCGCCGGCTCGACCTTCCCGACGCCACGATTCTCGTGTTTCAGGGCTTGATCTTCGTATGCGTACTGGTGGCCGACGCACTTTCGCAAACCTATGCGCAACCAGACCGGAGGGGATGA
- a CDS encoding BMP family ABC transporter substrate-binding protein → MSDLATAAAGPLTVGILYSGSRQDYGYNQSHALAAAELKKISGIKVVEEERVPETIAAQRTMEGMIVQDGARLIIATSFGYFKPHVLEMARKYPDVTFAHTGGVWAPGMPDNAGTFYGYIFAAQYLAGVTAGHMTKSKKLGVVAAKPTPNLIRSIDAFALGARSVDPGIKVRVIFTGDWVLPVREAESANSLADQGVDVIACNVDSPKVVVETAEKRGVMSIGYHSSQADVAPKGFLTGAEWNWIVPYMEYVKGVQAGQKPVHYLRGGLAEKFVRNTAFGSAVPQKVRDAVASVHAELVSGSRVIYSGPLSDNKGNVVIPAGTVYRDSDRALDAIHYLVDGVIGEV, encoded by the coding sequence ATGAGCGACCTCGCGACGGCGGCTGCCGGACCCCTTACGGTCGGGATTCTGTATTCCGGCTCCAGGCAGGACTACGGATATAACCAGTCGCACGCATTGGCTGCCGCAGAGCTGAAAAAAATCTCCGGGATCAAGGTCGTGGAGGAGGAGCGCGTTCCGGAGACGATCGCTGCACAGCGCACCATGGAAGGGATGATCGTCCAGGACGGCGCCAGGCTGATCATTGCGACGTCGTTCGGCTACTTCAAGCCTCATGTGCTCGAGATGGCCAGGAAATACCCGGACGTCACGTTTGCGCACACGGGCGGTGTCTGGGCGCCAGGCATGCCGGACAACGCGGGCACCTTCTACGGATACATCTTCGCCGCCCAATATCTCGCGGGCGTTACGGCGGGCCACATGACGAAGTCGAAGAAGCTCGGCGTCGTGGCAGCCAAGCCGACGCCGAATCTGATTCGCAGCATTGACGCATTTGCCCTGGGCGCCCGGTCGGTCGATCCGGGCATCAAGGTTCGCGTGATCTTCACCGGCGATTGGGTGCTTCCCGTGCGGGAAGCCGAATCCGCGAATTCGCTGGCCGACCAGGGCGTCGATGTCATCGCATGCAACGTCGACAGTCCCAAGGTCGTGGTCGAGACCGCGGAGAAGCGCGGCGTGATGTCCATCGGGTATCACTCGAGCCAGGCCGACGTCGCGCCCAAGGGCTTCCTGACCGGCGCGGAGTGGAACTGGATCGTGCCATACATGGAATACGTGAAAGGCGTTCAGGCGGGACAGAAGCCGGTTCACTATCTCCGCGGCGGCCTTGCCGAGAAGTTCGTCCGCAATACCGCGTTCGGCAGCGCGGTGCCGCAAAAGGTTCGTGACGCCGTGGCCAGCGTGCATGCCGAACTGGTATCCGGCAGCCGCGTGATCTACTCCGGGCCTTTGTCGGACAACAAAGGCAATGTCGTGATTCCGGCCGGCACGGTCTATCGCGACAGTGATCGCGCGCTCGACGCGATCCACTATCTCGTCGACGGCGTGATCGGCGAAGTCTAG
- a CDS encoding dihydrodipicolinate synthase family protein: MNSFLPGAAPTPLWAAIHTPFQSSLELDEAGLRHNARRYVELGLRGVFCNGLMGEVWALSLEERKRIVEILCNEGCDRLGVAVVITAASVNETVDLGRHAKASGVDHAVLMVPTSGPRSDEQQLAYFRLICERLDMPIVLFNAATAAGTALSPASFAKVCEIPQVTMLKSTAYRENLQLRAAARNGVVVSDPLEEHYLRNRLDHGQRILYADPEPYLYQVPGYRPIADYVAKLDAGLDAGEVMHEHEALSPLRSVFNKWVMDPLISGHMPNAALKHWCELIGLAGGPVRAPVQPLSGAQARELERDLVRCHAPGLNTSVLSS, from the coding sequence GTGAATTCATTCCTTCCGGGCGCCGCGCCGACCCCGCTGTGGGCCGCGATCCATACGCCCTTTCAGTCATCGCTCGAGCTTGATGAAGCCGGCTTGCGTCACAACGCTCGGCGCTACGTCGAGCTCGGATTGCGTGGCGTTTTCTGCAATGGCCTGATGGGGGAGGTCTGGGCGCTAAGCCTCGAGGAGCGCAAGCGGATCGTCGAGATTCTCTGCAATGAAGGATGCGATCGATTGGGGGTGGCGGTCGTTATTACGGCTGCGTCGGTGAACGAGACGGTGGATCTCGGCCGGCATGCAAAGGCGTCGGGAGTGGATCACGCGGTATTGATGGTTCCCACCTCGGGACCGCGTTCCGATGAACAGCAGCTCGCGTACTTCAGGCTGATCTGCGAGCGCCTGGATATGCCGATCGTGCTTTTCAATGCGGCGACGGCGGCGGGCACGGCCCTTTCCCCCGCGTCATTCGCCAAGGTATGCGAAATACCGCAGGTCACGATGCTGAAGTCGACCGCTTACCGTGAGAACTTGCAGCTCCGGGCGGCAGCGCGGAACGGCGTCGTGGTCTCCGACCCGCTCGAAGAGCACTACCTCCGCAATCGTCTGGACCACGGGCAACGCATCCTCTACGCCGACCCCGAGCCCTATCTCTATCAAGTGCCTGGCTACCGTCCGATCGCCGACTACGTCGCGAAGCTGGACGCAGGACTCGACGCTGGCGAGGTCATGCACGAGCATGAAGCGCTGTCGCCGTTGCGAAGCGTCTTCAACAAATGGGTCATGGACCCGCTCATCTCCGGCCACATGCCGAACGCCGCGCTCAAGCACTGGTGTGAATTGATCGGCCTCGCCGGCGGACCTGTCCGCGCGCCTGTCCAGCCCCTCTCTGGCGCCCAGGCGCGCGAGCTGGAACGCGATCTCGTTCGCTGCCATGCCCCCGGACTGAACACCTCAGTTCTTTCCAGCTGA